One region of Cydia pomonella isolate Wapato2018A chromosome 9, ilCydPomo1, whole genome shotgun sequence genomic DNA includes:
- the LOC133521013 gene encoding uncharacterized protein LOC133521013, producing MSSSSILNIGEKVLFDDSIESIEFHPYTPYNDSFKNNDNIHICINRQDLILLPSQSQILVEGTVEKGCLLVNNGAAFLFQDIRYELNGVEIDRARNCGITSTIKGLISYTKEMDHSLQTAGWEVGAKKIHDKFTLTIPLSHFLGFAEDYKKVIMNGKHELILNRASIDVNCLDLAPVDPNTVPKPPTPNGEIEITRVTWRMPVIKVSDKEKLRLMSYVEGSIPVQIAFRTWELYEYPVLPSSERHIWCIKTSTQLEKPRYLIVGFQTARRNDKTKDMSIFDHCNLTNCRVYLNAQYYPYDPFSAEFKTNNYALLYDAFTNFQRSYYSRDHTSPQVNYAHYKTHSPLIVIDTSRQCDSFNSGAGAIDIKLEMEFKENVPANTTAYCLIINDSLFEYNALTSATRKIIQ from the coding sequence ATGTCCTCGTCATCTATCTTAAACATTGGTGAGAAGGTGTTATTCGATGACAGTATAGAAAGTATAGAATTTCACCCATACACTCCGTATAATGACTCTTTCAAAAACAACGATAACATCCACATATGTATCAACCGTCAAGATCTAATTCTACTACcgagtcaaagtcaaatattagTGGAAGGCACTGTGGAGAAAGGCTGTCTACTGGTCAACAATGGTgctgcttttttatttcaagacatTCGTTATGAATTGAACGGTGTGGAGATTGATCGAGCGAGAAACTGCGGCATCACATCCACCATTAAGGGACTAATCTCATACACCAAGGAAATGGACCATAGTCTTCAGACAGCGGGGTGGGAAGTTGGTGCTAAAAAGATACATGACAAGTTTACATTAACCATACCACTATCTCATTTCTTGGGTTTCGCCGAGGATTACAAGAAGGTAATAATGAATGGGAAACACGAGTTGATATTAAATCGCGCCAGTATAGATGTAAACTGTTTAGATTTAGCACCCGTTGATCCGAATACGGTACCGAAACCGCCGACTCCAAATGGTGAGATTGAAATCACTCGTGTCACATGGAGGATGCCAGTcataaaagtatctgataagGAGAAACTGCGCTTAATGTCGTATGTTGAGGGCAGCATACCAGTTCAGATAGCGTTCCGCACGTGGGAACTGTATGAATATCCCGTACTACCTTCCTCAGAACGTCATATTTGGTGCATCAAGACTAGTACTCAGCTGGAGAAACCTCGCTATCTCATTGTTGGTTTCCAAACGGCACGCAGGAACGACAAGACCAAAGATATGAGTATATTCGACCATTGTAATCTTACCAATTGCAGGGTGTATTTGAACGCACAGTATTATCCATACGATCCTTTTTCggctgaatttaaaacaaacaactatgcGCTCTTATATGACGCATTTACCAATTTCCAACGATCGTACTACAGCCGTGATCATACCAGCCCTCAAGTAAATTATGCTCATTACAAGACACACTCTCCATTAATAGTCATTGACACGTCCAGACAGTGTGACAGCTTCAACTCGGGAGCTGGtgctattgatattaaattggaAATGGAGTTTAAAGAGAATGTACCTGCCAACACCACGGCATACTGTCTCATTATCAATGATTCACTGTTTGAGTACAACGCTCTCACCAGTGCCACACGTAAAATCATTCAGTAG
- the LOC133521668 gene encoding uncharacterized protein LOC133521668 — MDPQASSHTKSDNNTITTWCCQCWLSTTTSGGGGCDGGCSSSTSQSSPGPQPMATAKALLKQDDGDKGKTNCLESASESDTSDEMKSFYQGCKSKWIKAFQNNTLINRWRLPMPFHTFRAEVARLLKRLYIEGHHDDCHIYPLIVMWDDLNDDVEEIVGDAQINYQDWIALLGGVTAELFSRVVFNTKSFNYLINVIFCVLGPIIIASGDYECEPKCKNARTY, encoded by the exons ATGGATCCGCAAGCTTCATCACATACCAAAT CCGACAACAATACCATCACCACTTGGTGCTGCCAGTGCTGGTTGTCCACCACCacaagcggcggcggcggctgtgaCGGTGGCTGTAGCAGCTCCACTTCGCAATCGTCACCCGGACCACAACCGATGGCAACAGCAAAGGCACTGTTAAAACAAGACGATGGGGACAAGGGAAAAACAAACTGCCTAGAGAGCGCTTCTGAGAGCGATACGAGCgatgaaatgaaatctttttatcaAGGATGTAAAAGCAAGTGGATAAAAGCGTTCCAGAACAATACTCTGATTAATAGATGGCGCCTCCCCATGCCATTTCACACATTTAGAGCGGAAGTAGCGAGATTGTTAAAACGATTGTATATCGAAGGTCACCATGACGATTGTCATATTTACCCGTTAATTGTAATGTGGGACGATTTAAACGATGACGTAGAAGAGATAGTGGGAGATGCTCAAATCAACTATCAAGACTGGATTGCGTTATTAGGTGGCGTTACAGCGGAACTATTTTCACGCGTGGTGTTCAATactaaatcttttaattatttaatcaatgtaatattttgtgtgcTAGGTCCAATCATAATAGCTTCCGGTGATTATGAATGTGAACCTAAATGTAAGAATGCTCGTACATATTAA